In Lentibacillus amyloliquefaciens, one DNA window encodes the following:
- the tuf gene encoding elongation factor Tu, with protein sequence MSKEKFDRSKDHVNIGTIGHVDHGKTTLTAAISTTLHKQSGEGTAMAYDQIDAAPEEKERGVTINTSHVEYETDARHYAHIDAPGHADYVKNMITGAAQMDGAILVVSAADGPMPQTREHILLSKNVGVPAIVVFMNKVDMVDDEELLELVEMEVRDLLTEYDFPGDDIPVIKGSALKALEGEEEYEGKIYELMAAVDEYIPTPERDHDKPFMMPVEDVFSITGRGTVATGRVERGTVKVGDDVEVVGLAEDSRKTTVTGVEMFRKLLDYAEAGDNIGALLRGVSREDINRGQVLAKPGSITPHTNFKAEVYVLSKDEGGRHTPFFANYRPQFYFRTTDVTGVITLPEGVEMVMPGDNIEMEVELISSIAVEEGTRFSIREGGRTVGSGVVTTIQK encoded by the coding sequence ATGTCTAAAGAAAAATTTGACCGTTCGAAAGATCACGTGAATATTGGGACAATCGGGCACGTTGACCATGGTAAAACTACATTGACTGCAGCTATTTCAACGACATTGCATAAACAATCCGGTGAAGGTACTGCAATGGCCTATGACCAAATTGACGCTGCGCCGGAAGAAAAAGAACGCGGGGTTACAATCAATACTTCCCACGTGGAGTATGAAACAGATGCCCGTCACTATGCTCATATTGACGCCCCGGGACATGCTGACTATGTTAAAAACATGATCACTGGTGCAGCTCAAATGGACGGTGCTATTCTGGTTGTATCAGCAGCTGATGGCCCAATGCCGCAAACTCGTGAACACATCTTGCTTTCCAAAAACGTAGGCGTTCCGGCAATCGTTGTATTCATGAACAAAGTTGATATGGTAGACGATGAAGAGCTTCTTGAATTGGTAGAAATGGAAGTTCGCGATCTATTAACTGAATATGACTTCCCGGGAGACGATATTCCGGTTATTAAAGGTTCTGCTTTGAAAGCACTTGAAGGCGAAGAAGAATACGAAGGAAAAATCTATGAACTCATGGCAGCAGTTGATGAGTATATTCCAACGCCGGAGCGTGATCATGACAAGCCATTCATGATGCCTGTTGAGGACGTATTCTCAATCACTGGACGCGGTACTGTTGCAACTGGCCGTGTTGAACGCGGAACAGTTAAAGTTGGTGACGACGTTGAAGTCGTTGGTCTTGCTGAAGACTCAAGAAAAACAACAGTTACTGGTGTGGAAATGTTCCGTAAGCTTCTTGACTATGCTGAAGCAGGTGACAACATTGGTGCACTTCTTCGCGGTGTTTCCCGTGAAGACATCAACCGTGGTCAGGTTTTGGCTAAGCCAGGCTCAATCACACCACACACGAACTTTAAAGCGGAAGTTTATGTTCTGTCTAAAGACGAAGGTGGCCGTCATACACCATTCTTCGCTAACTACCGTCCGCAGTTCTATTTCCGTACAACTGACGTGACTGGAGTCATCACACTTCCGGAAGGCGTTGAAATGGTAATGCCTGGTGACAACATCGAAATGGAAGTTGAATTGATTTCATCCATCGCCGTTGAAGAAGGTACTCGTTTCTCCATCCGTGAAGGCGGACGTACTGTTGGATCCGGTGTTGTAACAACAATTCAAAAATAA
- the rpsS gene encoding 30S ribosomal protein S19, with protein sequence MGRSLKKGPFADDHLMKKVESLNESDKKQVIKTWSRRSTIFPNFVGHTIAVYDGRKHVPVYVTEDMVGHKLGEFAPSRTFKGHSGDDRKTKR encoded by the coding sequence ATGGGTCGCAGTTTGAAAAAAGGACCTTTTGCAGATGACCATCTCATGAAAAAAGTTGAAAGCTTGAATGAATCCGATAAAAAGCAAGTCATTAAAACCTGGTCACGCCGTTCAACCATTTTCCCTAATTTTGTCGGACATACGATTGCTGTTTATGACGGACGGAAACACGTTCCCGTTTATGTAACAGAAGATATGGTCGGTCATAAATTAGGTGAATTCGCCCCGAGCCGTACGTTCAAAGGGCACTCGGGTGATGACAGGAAAACAAAACGCTAG
- the rplB gene encoding 50S ribosomal protein L2, whose product MAIKRYKPTSNGKRNMSGSNFAEITTDNPEKSLLSPLYKRGGRNNQGKMTMRHQGGGHKRQYRLIDFKRDKDGIPGRVATIEYDPNRTANIALVYYADGEKRYILAPKGLKSDQKIESGENADIKVGNAKKLKDIPVGTVIHNVELKPGHGGQLVRSAGADAQVLGREGKYTLVRLTSEEVRKVLSECRATIGQVGNLENELIQVGKAGRSRWQGKRPSVRGTVMNAFDHPHGGGEGKSFIGLEAPVSPWGKPTIGYKTRKRNKATNKYIVRGRKRKKK is encoded by the coding sequence ATGGCGATTAAACGATACAAACCAACCTCAAATGGTAAACGTAATATGTCGGGATCTAACTTCGCGGAGATTACAACAGATAATCCCGAAAAATCTCTGTTAAGCCCGCTGTATAAACGCGGCGGACGCAATAATCAGGGAAAAATGACAATGCGCCATCAAGGTGGCGGCCATAAGCGCCAATACCGTCTGATTGACTTTAAGCGCGATAAAGATGGAATACCAGGCCGCGTTGCTACGATTGAATATGATCCGAACCGTACTGCTAATATTGCACTTGTTTATTATGCAGATGGGGAAAAACGCTACATCCTGGCTCCAAAAGGACTAAAAAGCGACCAAAAGATTGAGTCCGGAGAAAATGCCGACATCAAAGTGGGCAATGCCAAGAAATTAAAAGATATTCCAGTGGGCACGGTCATCCATAATGTGGAATTAAAACCAGGTCATGGCGGTCAATTAGTACGTTCTGCAGGTGCTGATGCTCAGGTGCTTGGACGTGAAGGCAAATACACGCTGGTGCGTCTGACATCCGAAGAAGTGCGTAAAGTTCTATCCGAATGCCGTGCTACAATCGGTCAGGTAGGCAACCTTGAGAATGAACTCATCCAGGTCGGAAAAGCAGGCCGGTCACGCTGGCAGGGTAAACGTCCGAGTGTTCGCGGTACTGTTATGAACGCTTTCGATCACCCGCATGGCGGTGGTGAAGGTAAATCATTCATCGGTCTTGAAGCACCTGTATCACCTTGGGGTAAACCGACAATCGGTTACAAAACCCGTAAGCGCAATAAAGCAACAAATAAATATATTGTTCGTGGACGCAAACGCAAGAAAAAATAA
- the rpsG gene encoding 30S ribosomal protein S7, translated as MPRKGPVPKRDVLPDPLYSSKLVTRLINQIMVHGKRGKAQKILYNAFELVSQRSGQDAMEVFEQAMKNVMPVLEVRARRVGGSNYQVPMEVRPERRQALGLRYIVNYSRLRGEKTMEERLANEILDASNNTGASVKRREELHKMAEANKAFAHYRW; from the coding sequence ATGCCACGTAAAGGACCAGTACCTAAACGAGATGTACTGCCGGATCCGCTTTACAGTTCAAAATTGGTTACGCGTTTGATTAACCAAATTATGGTTCACGGTAAACGGGGCAAGGCACAAAAAATTCTCTATAATGCGTTTGAACTTGTTTCACAACGAAGCGGTCAGGATGCAATGGAGGTTTTTGAACAAGCAATGAAAAATGTTATGCCTGTACTGGAGGTTCGTGCACGCCGTGTTGGTGGTTCCAACTACCAGGTTCCAATGGAGGTGCGCCCGGAACGCCGTCAGGCATTAGGTTTACGTTATATCGTTAACTACTCACGTCTCCGCGGAGAGAAAACGATGGAGGAGCGTCTTGCCAACGAAATTCTTGATGCTTCGAATAATACCGGAGCGTCTGTCAAAAGACGTGAGGAATTACACAAGATGGCTGAGGCAAACAAAGCATTTGCCCACTATCGCTGGTAA
- the rplC gene encoding 50S ribosomal protein L3 has product MTKGILGRKIGMTQLFSEEGELTPVTVIQAEPNVVLQKRTMENDGYEALQLGFADKKESRSNKAEKGHAEKANTTPKRCVREIRHANPDEYEVGQEIGVDAFEAGDIIDVTGTTKGKGFQGAIKRHGQGRGPETHGSHFHRGTGGLGDINSMRVFKGMTMPGQMGGRQVTIQNLEVVKVDAEKNLLLIKGNIPGAKKSFVKVSSAVKAN; this is encoded by the coding sequence ATGACGAAAGGAATCTTAGGCCGCAAAATCGGCATGACACAGCTCTTTTCAGAAGAGGGTGAACTAACACCGGTAACTGTCATTCAAGCTGAGCCAAACGTTGTTTTACAAAAAAGAACGATGGAAAATGATGGCTATGAAGCACTACAACTCGGTTTTGCAGACAAAAAAGAATCACGTTCAAACAAAGCGGAAAAAGGTCATGCTGAAAAAGCAAACACAACCCCTAAGCGCTGCGTTCGTGAAATCCGTCACGCAAACCCTGATGAATATGAAGTTGGTCAGGAAATAGGCGTAGATGCTTTTGAAGCAGGGGACATAATTGATGTGACAGGCACGACCAAAGGAAAAGGTTTCCAGGGTGCTATCAAACGCCATGGACAGGGACGCGGTCCGGAAACACACGGTTCCCATTTCCATAGAGGGACTGGCGGATTGGGTGACATTAACTCAATGCGTGTTTTCAAAGGTATGACAATGCCCGGTCAAATGGGCGGCAGACAAGTCACCATTCAAAACCTTGAAGTTGTAAAGGTAGATGCTGAGAAAAACCTATTACTGATCAAAGGGAATATACCCGGCGCAAAAAAATCATTCGTAAAAGTATCGAGTGCAGTAAAGGCTAACTAA
- the rplW gene encoding 50S ribosomal protein L23, whose amino-acid sequence MKEPRDILRRPVITEDSADLMAEKKYTFEVSPKANKTEIKDAVELVFDVKVERVNTMNIKGKFKRMGRYGGYRSDRKKAIVQLSEDSKELDFFEG is encoded by the coding sequence ATGAAAGAACCACGCGATATTTTAAGGCGCCCTGTCATAACGGAAGATTCTGCTGATTTGATGGCGGAAAAGAAATATACGTTTGAAGTAAGCCCTAAAGCGAACAAAACAGAAATCAAAGATGCTGTTGAACTCGTTTTCGATGTTAAGGTGGAACGTGTCAACACCATGAATATTAAAGGTAAATTTAAACGAATGGGCCGTTACGGCGGATACCGTTCAGACCGTAAAAAGGCAATTGTGCAGCTTTCAGAAGACAGCAAAGAACTGGATTTCTTTGAAGGCTAA
- the rplV gene encoding 50S ribosomal protein L22, with protein sequence MQAKAVAKSVRIAPRKVRLVVDLIRGKEIGEAIAVLRHTQRGASPVVEKVLNSAVANAEHNYEMEPDNLVISEAFVDEGVTLKRFRPRAQGRASQINKRTSHVTIVVSEKKEG encoded by the coding sequence ATGCAAGCAAAAGCCGTTGCTAAATCTGTTCGAATTGCTCCTCGTAAAGTTCGGTTAGTTGTAGATTTGATCCGAGGAAAAGAAATTGGAGAAGCAATCGCAGTTCTGCGTCATACACAACGTGGCGCTTCACCGGTTGTCGAAAAAGTTTTGAATTCAGCTGTAGCAAACGCTGAACACAACTATGAAATGGAGCCGGATAACCTGGTTATTTCTGAAGCCTTCGTTGATGAAGGTGTGACATTGAAACGTTTCCGTCCAAGAGCACAAGGACGCGCAAGTCAAATCAATAAACGTACCAGCCACGTAACAATCGTGGTATCAGAAAAGAAGGAGGGGTAG
- the rplX gene encoding 50S ribosomal protein L24: MHVKKGDKVKVISGKDRGKEGTILEAYPKKDRVLVEGSNMIKKHAKPSQDNPQGGILNQEAAIHVSNVMLIDPKSGEPTRVGYEDRDGKKIRIAKKSGEAIDK; this comes from the coding sequence ATGCATGTAAAAAAAGGTGACAAAGTCAAAGTAATCTCCGGTAAAGACCGTGGTAAAGAAGGAACAATCTTAGAAGCATATCCAAAAAAAGACCGTGTTTTGGTTGAAGGCAGTAATATGATCAAGAAACATGCGAAGCCTTCACAGGATAATCCGCAAGGCGGAATCCTTAATCAGGAAGCAGCCATTCATGTTTCGAATGTCATGTTAATCGATCCGAAATCCGGTGAACCAACTCGTGTCGGATATGAAGATCGTGACGGCAAAAAGATACGTATTGCCAAAAAATCCGGAGAAGCAATCGATAAATAG
- the rpsQ gene encoding 30S ribosomal protein S17, whose protein sequence is MSERNNRKVYTGRVVSDKMNKTISVVTETYKFHNLYGKRVKYSKKFKVHDENNEAKTGDVVKIMETRPLSATKRFRLVEVIEEAVVI, encoded by the coding sequence ATGAGTGAACGTAATAATCGTAAGGTATATACAGGCCGTGTCGTATCAGATAAAATGAATAAAACCATCTCAGTTGTTACGGAGACATACAAGTTTCATAATCTGTATGGCAAGCGTGTTAAATATTCAAAGAAATTCAAGGTGCATGATGAGAACAATGAAGCTAAAACCGGTGACGTTGTTAAAATTATGGAAACCCGTCCGCTGTCAGCAACTAAACGATTTCGCCTGGTTGAAGTCATTGAAGAAGCGGTCGTCATTTAA
- the rpmC gene encoding 50S ribosomal protein L29 — protein MKANEIRELTTAEIEQKVKSLKEELFNLRFQLATGQLENTARIGEVKKTIARMKTISRQRELSVNN, from the coding sequence ATGAAAGCTAATGAAATTAGAGAATTAACCACTGCCGAAATTGAACAAAAAGTTAAATCATTAAAAGAAGAATTATTTAATCTGCGCTTTCAGTTAGCTACCGGTCAATTGGAAAATACTGCACGCATCGGTGAAGTTAAAAAAACGATTGCCCGCATGAAGACAATCTCACGTCAGCGTGAGCTAAGCGTAAACAATTAA
- the rplN gene encoding 50S ribosomal protein L14: MIQQETSLKVADNSGAREVKTIKVLGGSGRKTANIGDVVVCTVKHATPGGVVKKGEIVRAVIVRSKSGVRRNDGSYISFDENAAVIVRDDKGPQGTRIFGPVARELRDAKFMKIVSLAPEVL; this comes from the coding sequence ATGATTCAACAAGAAACCAGTTTAAAAGTTGCAGATAACTCTGGTGCCCGTGAAGTTAAGACCATTAAAGTCTTGGGCGGTTCAGGACGCAAAACAGCCAATATTGGTGATGTCGTTGTTTGCACGGTGAAACATGCAACACCAGGAGGCGTTGTCAAAAAAGGCGAAATTGTGAGAGCCGTAATTGTCCGCTCGAAGTCCGGTGTGCGCCGTAATGATGGCTCCTACATCAGTTTTGATGAAAATGCTGCCGTAATTGTCCGTGACGATAAAGGTCCTCAAGGCACTCGTATTTTTGGGCCGGTCGCGCGTGAATTGCGTGATGCTAAATTCATGAAAATCGTGTCTCTGGCACCGGAAGTATTATAA
- the rplD gene encoding 50S ribosomal protein L4 translates to MPKVALLKQDGTQAGDVELNDAVFGIEPNTHVLNEAALQQRSSLRQGTHAVKNRSERKGGGRKPWRQKGTGRARQGSIRSPQWVGGGVVFGPTPRSYSYKLPKKVRRLALKSALSSKVKEDNVVVLEDIAIEAPKTKEVVQMLNALNVDTKVLIVTADRDENVIRSANNLPNAHVLTVNEVNVLDLLTHDKLIITKGAAEKAGEVFAR, encoded by the coding sequence ATGCCTAAAGTAGCACTATTAAAACAAGACGGAACCCAGGCCGGAGACGTAGAGTTGAACGATGCCGTATTTGGTATTGAACCTAACACACATGTGTTGAACGAAGCAGCTCTTCAACAGCGTTCATCATTGCGCCAAGGCACACATGCTGTGAAGAACCGTTCAGAAAGAAAAGGCGGAGGACGCAAACCATGGCGCCAGAAAGGCACAGGCCGTGCTCGTCAAGGTTCCATCCGTTCACCACAATGGGTAGGCGGTGGCGTTGTATTCGGCCCAACACCACGGAGCTACAGTTATAAATTGCCGAAAAAAGTTCGCCGTTTAGCACTTAAATCAGCTTTGTCTTCTAAAGTGAAGGAAGACAACGTGGTTGTGCTGGAAGATATCGCAATCGAAGCGCCAAAGACAAAAGAAGTCGTCCAAATGCTTAACGCATTGAACGTTGATACAAAAGTGCTGATTGTGACAGCTGATAGAGATGAGAATGTTATCCGTTCAGCAAACAACCTTCCAAACGCACATGTGCTGACAGTGAATGAAGTAAATGTCTTAGATTTGCTGACGCATGACAAACTTATCATCACAAAAGGCGCAGCTGAGAAAGCAGGGGAGGTGTTTGCACGATGA
- the rplP gene encoding 50S ribosomal protein L16 has protein sequence MLMPKRVKFRKQHRGRMKGQAKGGTSVAFGEYGLQAVEATWITSRQIEAARIAMTRYMKRGGKVWIKIFPDKPYTAKPLEVRMGSGKGAPEGWVAVVKPGKILFEIAGVEEEVAREALRLASHKLPIKTKFVKREEIGGESNES, from the coding sequence ATGTTAATGCCTAAACGTGTTAAATTTCGTAAACAACACCGCGGCCGTATGAAAGGCCAAGCGAAAGGTGGAACATCCGTCGCCTTTGGTGAGTATGGATTGCAGGCCGTTGAAGCAACTTGGATCACAAGCCGCCAAATCGAGGCAGCCCGTATCGCCATGACGCGTTACATGAAGCGTGGCGGAAAAGTTTGGATTAAAATCTTTCCTGATAAACCATATACTGCAAAACCCCTTGAAGTCCGTATGGGTTCCGGTAAAGGTGCTCCTGAAGGCTGGGTAGCAGTAGTGAAACCAGGGAAAATCTTGTTTGAAATCGCAGGTGTAGAGGAAGAAGTTGCACGCGAAGCACTGCGTCTGGCTTCTCATAAACTGCCGATTAAAACCAAATTCGTAAAACGTGAAGAAATTGGTGGTGAATCAAATGAAAGCTAA
- the fusA gene encoding elongation factor G — MAREFSLEKTRNIGIMAHIDAGKTTTTERILFYTGRIHKIGETHEGASQMDWMEQEQDRGITITSAATTAQWKNHRINIIDTPGHVDFTVEVERSLRVLDGAVTVLDAQSGVEPQTETVWRQATTYGVPRIVFVNKMDKVGADFLYSSNTLKERLGANAHAVQLPIGAEDNFEGIIDLVTMQAFYYEDELGTRADAREIPDEYKEKAEELRSELVEAVAEVDEDLMMQYLEGEEISNEDLKKAIRTATLNVEFYPVYCGSAFKNKGVQLVLDGVIDYLPAPTDVPPIEGFDPSTEEQTTRPSDDNASFSALAFKVMTDPYVGKLTFFRVYSGTLDAGSYVKNSAKDKRERVGRILQMHANSREEVKTVYSGEIAAGVGLKDTSTGETLCDEKDLVVLESMEFPDPVISVAIEPKTKADQDKMGIALGKLAEEDPTFKTETDEETGQTIISGMGELHLDVIVNRLKAEFKVEAQVGAPQVAYRETFRGSAEVEGKFIRQSGGRGQYGHVWVKFEPNEEGAGYEFQNKITGGVVPREYIPSVDTGIQESLESGVLAGYPMIDVKATLFDGSYHDVDSNEMAFKIAGSMSLREAKAKCSPVLLEPMMRVDIIIPEEYMGDIMGDVTSRRGRVEGMEPRGPAQLVKAFVPLAEMFGYATVLRSNTQGRGTFTMHFDHYEEVPKSISEEIIKKNAGE; from the coding sequence ATGGCTAGAGAGTTCTCCTTGGAAAAGACGCGTAACATTGGTATTATGGCTCACATTGATGCAGGCAAAACCACTACTACCGAGCGTATTCTTTTCTATACAGGACGTATTCACAAAATTGGTGAAACCCATGAAGGTGCATCTCAGATGGACTGGATGGAGCAGGAACAAGATCGTGGTATAACGATTACTTCCGCTGCGACCACTGCCCAATGGAAGAATCACCGTATAAACATTATTGATACACCGGGACACGTGGATTTCACAGTTGAAGTTGAACGTTCATTGCGTGTACTTGACGGTGCGGTAACCGTACTCGACGCTCAGTCAGGGGTTGAACCTCAGACAGAAACTGTATGGCGTCAGGCGACAACATACGGTGTCCCGCGAATTGTCTTCGTAAACAAAATGGATAAAGTTGGTGCAGACTTCCTTTATTCATCAAACACGCTGAAAGAACGCCTGGGTGCTAACGCCCATGCTGTTCAGCTCCCAATCGGAGCGGAAGACAATTTTGAAGGAATCATTGATTTGGTCACAATGCAGGCCTTTTATTATGAAGATGAATTGGGAACACGTGCTGATGCACGCGAGATTCCTGATGAGTATAAGGAAAAAGCTGAAGAATTGCGCAGTGAATTAGTTGAAGCTGTTGCGGAAGTTGACGAAGATCTTATGATGCAATATCTCGAAGGAGAAGAAATCTCCAACGAAGATCTTAAAAAAGCTATTCGTACAGCTACATTGAATGTTGAATTCTATCCGGTTTACTGTGGTTCAGCGTTTAAAAACAAAGGTGTTCAATTAGTATTGGACGGCGTTATCGACTATCTTCCGGCACCAACGGATGTACCTCCTATCGAAGGCTTCGATCCATCTACGGAAGAGCAAACAACGCGTCCGTCTGATGATAATGCATCATTCTCAGCACTGGCATTTAAAGTTATGACAGACCCGTATGTAGGTAAGCTGACATTTTTCCGGGTATATTCCGGCACACTGGATGCAGGCTCATATGTTAAAAACTCCGCCAAGGATAAACGGGAACGTGTGGGACGTATCCTACAAATGCACGCCAATTCCCGCGAGGAAGTTAAGACGGTCTATTCCGGTGAAATTGCGGCAGGTGTAGGTCTGAAAGATACGTCGACAGGGGAAACCCTATGTGATGAAAAGGATCTTGTCGTTCTTGAATCTATGGAGTTCCCTGACCCGGTAATCTCTGTTGCTATTGAGCCTAAGACGAAAGCCGATCAAGATAAGATGGGAATTGCATTAGGCAAACTGGCAGAAGAAGACCCTACATTCAAAACGGAAACAGATGAGGAAACCGGACAGACCATCATCTCCGGTATGGGTGAATTGCATCTGGACGTTATCGTTAACCGTTTGAAGGCTGAATTCAAAGTTGAAGCTCAAGTTGGTGCACCACAAGTTGCCTACCGCGAAACTTTCCGCGGATCCGCTGAAGTTGAAGGAAAATTCATTCGTCAATCAGGTGGTCGCGGGCAGTATGGACATGTTTGGGTCAAATTTGAACCAAATGAAGAAGGCGCAGGCTACGAATTTCAAAATAAAATCACTGGTGGTGTTGTGCCGCGTGAATACATCCCATCAGTCGACACAGGTATTCAGGAATCTTTGGAAAGTGGCGTGTTAGCCGGGTACCCAATGATTGATGTGAAAGCAACACTGTTTGATGGAAGTTATCATGATGTTGACTCGAACGAAATGGCATTTAAGATTGCCGGTTCAATGTCACTCAGGGAAGCGAAAGCTAAATGCAGCCCGGTTCTGCTTGAGCCAATGATGAGAGTGGATATTATTATTCCAGAAGAATACATGGGTGATATCATGGGTGATGTTACCTCACGCCGCGGTCGTGTAGAAGGTATGGAACCACGCGGACCGGCACAACTTGTCAAGGCGTTTGTGCCGCTGGCCGAAATGTTCGGTTATGCAACAGTATTGCGTTCTAATACACAAGGACGCGGAACATTCACCATGCATTTTGATCATTACGAAGAAGTTCCTAAGAGCATCTCGGAAGAAATTATTAAGAAAAATGCCGGTGAATAA
- the rpsC gene encoding 30S ribosomal protein S3, translating into MGQKVNPNGLRVGVIRDWESKWYAGSDYADLLHEDIKIREYLENRLQTAAVSKVDIERAANRVNITIHTGKPGMVIGKGGSEVEALRKSLNSLTGKRVHINIVEIKKVDLDATLVAENIARQLENRISFRRAQKQSIQRTMRGGAKGIKTQVSGRLGGADIARAEHYSEGTVPLHTLRADIDFGQAEADTTYGKLGVKVWIYRGEVLPTKNDN; encoded by the coding sequence GTGGGTCAAAAAGTAAATCCTAACGGTCTTCGCGTCGGCGTTATTCGTGATTGGGAATCCAAGTGGTATGCCGGTAGTGACTATGCAGATTTATTGCATGAAGATATCAAAATCAGAGAGTACTTGGAAAACCGTCTGCAGACAGCCGCTGTTTCAAAAGTAGATATTGAACGTGCAGCTAACCGTGTTAACATTACAATCCATACCGGTAAACCGGGAATGGTAATCGGTAAAGGCGGATCCGAAGTAGAAGCTCTCAGAAAATCGTTGAATAGCCTGACTGGCAAACGTGTTCACATCAACATTGTGGAAATCAAGAAAGTAGACTTGGATGCCACATTAGTTGCTGAAAACATTGCCCGTCAACTGGAAAATCGTATTTCATTCCGTCGTGCTCAGAAACAATCAATTCAACGTACGATGCGCGGAGGAGCGAAAGGTATTAAAACACAAGTTTCCGGACGTCTTGGCGGTGCCGACATTGCCCGTGCGGAACATTACAGTGAAGGAACCGTTCCATTGCACACGCTTCGTGCCGATATCGATTTCGGCCAGGCAGAAGCAGACACAACTTACGGTAAGTTAGGTGTTAAAGTGTGGATCTATCGTGGAGAAGTCCTTCCAACAAAAAACGACAACTAA
- the rpsJ gene encoding 30S ribosomal protein S10, with the protein MAKEKIRIRLKAYDHRILDQSAEKIVDTAKRSGAGVSGPIPLPTEKSVYTVLRAVHKYKDAREQFEMRTHKRLIDIVSPTPQTVDSLMRLDLPSGVDIEIKL; encoded by the coding sequence ATGGCAAAAGAGAAGATTAGAATTCGGTTAAAAGCATATGACCATCGCATTTTAGATCAGTCCGCAGAGAAAATTGTGGATACAGCCAAACGTTCCGGTGCCGGTGTTTCCGGTCCAATACCATTGCCGACAGAGAAGTCTGTATACACGGTATTGCGTGCGGTTCACAAGTACAAAGATGCCCGTGAACAGTTTGAGATGCGTACTCATAAACGTTTAATCGATATCGTCAGCCCAACACCGCAAACAGTCGACTCATTGATGCGTCTTGACTTGCCATCCGGTGTTGATATTGAAATCAAGTTATAA
- the rplE gene encoding 50S ribosomal protein L5 — translation MSELKQKYQDEVLPSLMNKFEYDSVMQAPNIEKIVINMGVGDAVQNSKALDNAVEELALISGQKPIVTRAKRSIAGFRLREGMPIGTKVTLRGARMYEFLQKLIAVSLPRVRDFRGISKKAFDGRGNYTLGIKEQLIFPEINYDKVSKVRGMDVVIVTTSNTDEEARELLTQLGMPFQK, via the coding sequence ATGAGTGAATTAAAACAAAAATATCAAGATGAAGTCTTGCCATCTTTGATGAATAAATTTGAATATGATTCTGTAATGCAAGCGCCAAATATTGAAAAGATCGTTATTAATATGGGCGTCGGTGATGCAGTTCAAAACTCTAAAGCGCTGGATAATGCTGTCGAAGAACTTGCACTGATTTCCGGACAAAAACCAATCGTGACCCGTGCCAAAAGATCAATTGCCGGATTCCGTCTGCGTGAGGGGATGCCGATTGGAACTAAAGTGACACTCAGAGGCGCTCGGATGTATGAGTTCCTGCAAAAACTGATTGCTGTATCACTTCCACGTGTTCGTGACTTTCGCGGTATTTCCAAAAAAGCATTTGATGGCCGCGGCAACTACACATTAGGCATTAAAGAACAGCTTATTTTCCCGGAAATCAACTACGATAAAGTGAGCAAGGTTCGTGGGATGGATGTTGTTATCGTGACAACTTCCAACACTGATGAAGAAGCGCGTGAACTGCTGACTCAGCTTGGCATGCCTTTCCAGAAATAA